In Prosthecochloris sp. GSB1, the following proteins share a genomic window:
- a CDS encoding alpha-amylase family glycosyl hydrolase, protein MPDAPSAPVLFQDPLTKEHFYVTRAARELFQAAGQASLDIPPDRQAAFEQAQELAKSVNKLIEARGGENVRPLLPAQLHGMKVLHAFNHMIVSRFALATNPDMMHHVAGAVSETITAGAFRTYVAMFVDRFPPAEVFSGKKSLSEFLDAGSNRELVVEESFMVWLNNQNPAFDPFAFLLADSRIQKELGFSAVAETALRSLKAIGPVCPGKIDPAEFLTLPIRHAPNSILGQLRYIRLNWGDVFEGSALWEMLDQGIGMIEDEDSYLFFEKIGSRKTRKHAGWFEKEARAPEYGDPGEEPENYSADASWMPEVVMLAKSTFVWLDQLSRAYGRPVKRLQDIPDRELDIMVERGFTVLWLIGLWERSPASQRIKQIQGNRDAKASAYALDRYDIAEELGGYEGYLNLRTRAMQRGIRLASDMVPNHTGLDSQLVKDNPDWFISAAEPPYPSYTFNGPNLGSDGRYGIYLEDGYWNRSDAAVTFKRVDFQTGDTRYLYHGNDGTTMPWNDTAQLNFLSPEVREGVIQQILHVARMFPVIRFDAAMVLAKRHIQRLWFPLPGHAPGIPSRGASSMSMEEFNRAMPEEFWREVVDRIHREAPDTLLLAEAFWMLEGYFVRTLGMHRVYNSAFMHMLKKEDNAGYRYLIKNTLEYDARILKRYVNFMNNPDEDTAVAQFGKGDKYFGVCMVMATVPGLPMFGHGQVEGFGEKYGMEYARPLLDETPDPDLVARHEREIFPVLKKRYLFAEVGHFRLYDFYAPEGGVNENVLAYTNRKDDEKALVVYNNSYTSADGWIRISAGFREDGQLRQTSLSDGLALGHAECSFVIFRDHVSGLEYIRSVGQLREEGLHVLLGGYQYNVFLDFREVRSSRLFPYDRLCGELQGRGVDSIDTAALEIALEPLHDIVATFLDEEALMELIAIDDSGKRIEKIGSSLGCFLDDAGDAIGRLLDLDRKDAGMLAESAALSFETARGIVHKLREDGDERAQTLLAGLGLSAAGVDTFGYLSLTRYALGAFSGMLRGACPHRDDPVDDWLLDRPLCKVLSGSAERLRLPVADLTDMFWCLLAAQSTPAMSFRPEQYLSRCLSGLLGEHEPGHVGRFLSVEHLYGKRWFREERFARLLSWIALDGLVRSGGAGAGAHDIEPDAWLEAVSAILEKAFLAGYEVDRFQKSPDVFPEKDRG, encoded by the coding sequence ATGCCAGACGCGCCTTCCGCACCGGTTTTGTTTCAGGACCCCCTGACTAAAGAGCATTTTTACGTTACCCGTGCAGCGCGCGAGCTTTTTCAGGCGGCGGGTCAAGCGTCACTCGACATTCCTCCCGACAGGCAGGCTGCGTTCGAACAGGCGCAGGAGCTTGCTAAAAGCGTCAACAAACTCATCGAAGCCCGGGGCGGGGAGAATGTGAGACCGTTGCTGCCGGCCCAGTTGCACGGCATGAAGGTGTTACACGCCTTCAATCACATGATCGTGTCACGCTTTGCCCTGGCAACGAATCCCGACATGATGCATCATGTCGCCGGAGCGGTGAGCGAAACCATCACGGCCGGGGCGTTTCGGACGTATGTCGCCATGTTCGTTGACCGTTTTCCTCCCGCTGAAGTGTTCAGCGGGAAGAAGAGCCTATCCGAATTCCTCGATGCCGGCAGTAACAGGGAACTGGTCGTCGAGGAGTCCTTCATGGTATGGCTCAACAACCAGAACCCTGCATTCGATCCCTTCGCGTTTCTTCTGGCCGACAGCCGTATCCAGAAGGAGCTCGGGTTTTCCGCCGTTGCCGAAACCGCGCTCCGTTCCTTGAAGGCAATCGGTCCCGTCTGTCCCGGAAAGATCGATCCGGCTGAATTTCTGACCCTGCCGATCCGTCATGCACCCAACTCCATTCTCGGGCAGCTTCGTTATATCAGGCTCAACTGGGGAGATGTCTTCGAGGGAAGCGCCTTGTGGGAGATGCTCGACCAGGGAATCGGCATGATCGAGGACGAGGACAGCTATCTGTTTTTCGAAAAAATCGGAAGCCGCAAGACGCGGAAGCACGCAGGATGGTTCGAAAAGGAGGCCCGGGCGCCGGAATATGGCGATCCGGGAGAAGAACCGGAAAATTATTCCGCCGATGCATCCTGGATGCCGGAGGTCGTCATGCTGGCCAAGAGCACCTTTGTCTGGCTCGATCAGTTGAGCAGGGCCTATGGCCGGCCGGTGAAGCGTCTGCAGGATATTCCTGACCGCGAGCTCGACATCATGGTTGAACGGGGATTCACGGTTCTCTGGCTCATCGGGCTCTGGGAAAGAAGTCCCGCATCGCAGAGGATCAAGCAGATACAGGGGAACCGGGACGCGAAAGCGTCTGCATACGCGCTCGATCGTTACGACATCGCTGAGGAGTTGGGCGGGTATGAGGGATACCTGAACCTCCGGACACGCGCCATGCAGCGGGGCATACGCCTTGCGAGCGATATGGTGCCGAATCACACCGGTCTTGATTCGCAGCTCGTGAAAGACAATCCCGACTGGTTCATTTCAGCCGCCGAGCCGCCGTATCCTTCCTATACCTTCAACGGCCCGAATCTCGGCAGCGACGGACGCTACGGCATCTATCTCGAAGACGGATACTGGAACCGTTCCGATGCAGCGGTGACCTTCAAGCGGGTCGACTTTCAGACGGGAGACACCCGCTACCTTTATCACGGCAACGACGGCACCACCATGCCCTGGAACGATACCGCACAGTTGAACTTTCTGAGCCCGGAAGTGCGCGAGGGGGTTATTCAGCAGATTCTCCACGTGGCGAGAATGTTTCCCGTCATACGGTTCGACGCGGCGATGGTGCTCGCCAAACGTCATATACAGCGGTTGTGGTTTCCGCTTCCGGGGCATGCGCCGGGGATTCCATCGCGTGGAGCGTCTTCAATGAGCATGGAGGAATTCAACCGGGCGATGCCGGAAGAGTTCTGGCGGGAGGTCGTCGACCGAATCCACAGGGAAGCGCCCGATACCCTGCTGCTCGCTGAAGCCTTCTGGATGCTCGAGGGCTACTTCGTGCGGACGCTCGGCATGCACCGGGTCTACAACAGCGCGTTCATGCACATGCTCAAGAAGGAAGACAACGCGGGCTACCGCTACCTCATCAAGAACACGCTCGAATACGATGCGAGAATTCTGAAGCGATACGTCAATTTCATGAACAACCCCGACGAGGACACCGCCGTCGCCCAGTTCGGCAAGGGAGACAAGTATTTCGGGGTCTGCATGGTCATGGCCACCGTGCCGGGCCTGCCGATGTTCGGCCACGGGCAGGTCGAGGGGTTTGGCGAAAAGTACGGGATGGAGTACGCCCGGCCGCTTCTCGACGAAACCCCGGACCCGGATCTCGTTGCCCGTCACGAACGCGAGATTTTTCCTGTTCTCAAGAAACGGTACCTTTTCGCCGAAGTCGGCCATTTCCGTCTCTACGACTTCTACGCCCCTGAAGGAGGGGTCAATGAAAACGTCCTTGCCTACACCAATCGCAAGGACGATGAGAAAGCTCTCGTCGTCTACAACAATAGCTACACATCCGCCGACGGGTGGATACGGATTTCGGCCGGTTTCCGAGAGGATGGGCAACTGCGGCAGACTTCGCTTTCCGACGGCCTCGCGCTCGGTCATGCCGAATGTTCATTCGTGATTTTCAGAGACCATGTATCAGGCCTGGAATACATCCGGTCCGTGGGGCAATTGCGTGAAGAAGGGCTCCATGTTTTGCTCGGCGGTTATCAGTACAACGTTTTTCTCGATTTCAGGGAGGTCCGCTCTTCGCGCCTTTTCCCCTATGACAGGCTCTGCGGCGAGTTGCAGGGACGAGGTGTCGATTCGATCGATACCGCTGCTCTTGAAATAGCCCTGGAACCGCTTCATGACATTGTCGCCACGTTCCTCGACGAGGAAGCTCTCATGGAATTGATCGCCATCGATGATTCAGGCAAGCGGATCGAAAAGATCGGATCGTCCCTGGGCTGTTTTCTCGACGACGCGGGCGATGCGATAGGGCGGTTGCTCGATCTGGACCGCAAAGACGCCGGGATGCTTGCGGAGTCCGCCGCGCTTTCATTCGAGACGGCCCGCGGCATCGTCCACAAGCTTCGTGAAGACGGTGATGAGCGTGCCCAGACCTTGCTCGCGGGACTCGGTTTGTCAGCGGCCGGCGTGGACACCTTCGGCTATCTCTCTTTGACGAGGTATGCTCTCGGCGCTTTCTCCGGTATGCTGCGCGGGGCCTGTCCGCACAGGGACGATCCCGTGGACGACTGGCTGCTCGACAGGCCGTTATGCAAGGTTTTGTCCGGTAGCGCTGAAAGGCTCCGATTGCCCGTCGCCGACCTGACGGACATGTTCTGGTGCCTGCTTGCCGCCCAATCGACCCCGGCGATGTCGTTTCGACCCGAACAATACTTGTCTCGTTGTCTTTCCGGTCTTCTCGGAGAACATGAGCCGGGCCATGTCGGGCGCTTTCTGTCAGTCGAACATCTGTACGGAAAACGCTGGTTCCGGGAAGAGCGTTTCGCGCGCCTTCTTTCCTGGATCGCCCTCGACGGGCTGGTTCGTTCGGGCGGCGCGGGGGCCGGCGCTCACGACATCGAGCCTGACGCATGGCTCGAGGCCGTTTCCGCTATACTTGAAAAAGCGTTTCTTGCGGGATACGAAGTGGATCGTTTC